Below is a window of bacterium DNA.
CGTCCGGTGCTCTGGCCGTGTTCGAGAGCGTGATCGGCAAGGGACCGGAGCACGATCGCAGGATACATCTCGTGGTCCTCGAGGACGTCTTCATGTCTTTCCACGACCGGATCGACGAGCGCACCTGGCAGTTGAAGACCGTTGCCACAAACGCCCTGTCCTTCCCGGGCTACTCGCACCGGGACACGATCCCGCGCCATCTGCGGGGTGTCATCACCCTTACCAATCTGGCGAGGGCCAACTCCTGGAAGACCGTCGCCCATGAGCTCGGGCACAAGCTGATCAACGCCAGCCATGAGTACCGCGATGTCGACCCTCAGCACGAGGTCTACGCCGACGGAGGTCTCCTGCTTTACGGAGACGGAACCGACATCCCCTCCGGACCCGACGGGCGGTTCCACCGGGAGAGACTGCATCGATCGCCGTTCATCTACCGGAGGGACGCGTCCGGAGCCAAGTCATGGAATCCCGACTACCTGGATGGCGGCGGCTACTACGACCGCATCTACGAGGGCGTCACGGTCGACTTCGACCCCGTCTAGCGGTCGGTGGTGACCCAGGGAGGAGACGACACCGCCACAGCCTCGAGGGCCACAAGGGACTCGACTGCCTCCCGAGTCGCAACATGCCACTGGCCGCTAGGAACCCAGCGCCTTCATGGCCTCCCGCCTGCTGAGGGCTGAGAGCCGGCTGCGGTTGGCCTCTACGTAGCGGGTCACCGCGCCGGGGCGGGTCTTCGAATACTCCCGCAGCGCCCATCCGATCGCCTTGCGCAGGAAGAACTCCCTGCGGGCGATGGAAGGTTCGATCACGGCGAACAGGAGGCCCGGGTCGGTACGGTCCTTGAACCTGAGCTGGGCGAGGATTGCGGTCCGGCGCCGCCATATGTCGTCGTCCTCCGCCCACGAGAGCAGGACCGGGCGGACGTCCTCCGGGTAGGTGGCGAGCAGGTGGCCCATGTGCTTGCCGGCCAGCTGATCCACGTAGTCCCACCAGGCACCGGTGACGACCATCTCCTCCACCATCGAAAGGCGGTCCGGCCGCAGCCACCCCCGATAGGCCACGGCGTAGGCCAGTTCGATGGCCCCGTAACGCTGTTCCCGATGGGTGGCCGCCCGCCATATCCCGAGCACGGTCGTCTCCCAGGTATCGGGATCGGTCAGCGGATGGTCTCTGACGACCGCCCCGGTCAGGCGCCGCACCTCGGGAACCCGGACCCCGTGAAAGGGAAGTTCCGATTTCATGTATCGCTGCTGGCCCTCCGCCCGGTGGGGATCTCCGGCGGCGGCGAGGCGGGCGATGAGATCGCCTCTCAGGGATGCGTCCACACGGCGGGATTGTGGCAGGCGGCGATGCCGGCCCCGGATGATGACCCCCCGCTCCAGCGCCCCAGAACAGGAGAGAACGCGAAAATCGCGCCAGCCCGGCGCCACCCGCCGGGCCCTCCCCCGCCGCCGCCACCGTGGTTCGGAGCGTGGTCGGCCATGCCCCGGCCAGGTGCGGGGTTCGGCGGCTCGCTCCATGAAGCCCTGTATGTTCCCTCCGGTCCGACCGAACCGATCGGCGGGAGCCTTCGGCCGGTGGTGGTGCTTGACAACAGGCAACCTATAGCAAGGTTATGACACGTTGAACCCCCTTGCCCGCTCCCGTGATCCGACCCCTCGCTTCCAACTTGGATCCGGCAACTCGTAGACTCTCGGCCATGAAGTTCCGGACGCTCCTGGCGGTGGTCCTGCTGGCGACAGCAGCCGCCGCGG
It encodes the following:
- a CDS encoding DNA alkylation repair protein, translated to MDASLRGDLIARLAAAGDPHRAEGQQRYMKSELPFHGVRVPEVRRLTGAVVRDHPLTDPDTWETTVLGIWRAATHREQRYGAIELAYAVAYRGWLRPDRLSMVEEMVVTGAWWDYVDQLAGKHMGHLLATYPEDVRPVLLSWAEDDDIWRRRTAILAQLRFKDRTDPGLLFAVIEPSIARREFFLRKAIGWALREYSKTRPGAVTRYVEANRSRLSALSRREAMKALGS